A single window of Methanoculleus oceani DNA harbors:
- a CDS encoding glycosyltransferase family 4 protein encodes MDKHNIGVVTFPMYKSGNQPLSNLMDIIVLWSEETSLVTGNDGYTLFRADSRFNVSGTDHTPGKFLVSRIFRYLCTQVRVSYLVLQRTPYVDKWIFFFGGTGLLLPLLITKMYCKRTALLRADGGVRLAEASQDPLSFVLKAVFRLTHTLSDKVILYSPGLINEWDLENYRHKVLIAHEHFLNFDAFNVITPLSNRPPLIGYIGRLSREKGVGDFARALPAILGDRQDLRVLIGGDGELKEMIEATLQEEGVAARANLPGWISHEDLPNYLNQLRLLVLPSYTEGLPNIMLEAMACGTPVLATPVGAIPDIIVDGITGFIMENNAPECIAENVMRALNSPELEQIAENGRRFVGENFSFESTAARWKAVLEEI; translated from the coding sequence ATGGATAAGCATAATATCGGCGTAGTTACCTTTCCCATGTATAAATCCGGCAACCAGCCTCTCTCAAACCTGATGGATATCATAGTTCTTTGGTCAGAAGAGACCTCTCTGGTTACCGGAAATGATGGATACACTCTCTTCAGGGCAGATTCCCGGTTTAACGTTAGTGGAACCGATCATACACCGGGAAAATTCCTTGTCTCCAGGATTTTCAGGTATCTATGCACCCAGGTCAGGGTCTCCTATCTGGTGCTTCAAAGAACTCCATACGTCGATAAATGGATATTTTTCTTTGGTGGGACCGGCTTACTCCTGCCTCTCCTCATCACAAAGATGTATTGTAAGCGTACTGCGTTGCTCCGTGCCGACGGTGGGGTTAGACTTGCCGAGGCTTCCCAGGATCCCCTCTCCTTCGTCCTAAAGGCAGTCTTCCGCCTGACCCATACTCTGTCAGATAAGGTTATTCTTTATTCTCCGGGTCTTATCAACGAATGGGACCTCGAGAATTATCGCCACAAAGTCCTCATTGCGCACGAGCATTTCCTGAATTTCGACGCCTTCAACGTCATCACCCCTCTGTCCAACCGGCCCCCCCTCATCGGCTATATCGGCCGGTTGAGCAGGGAGAAAGGCGTCGGGGATTTTGCCCGGGCACTTCCTGCTATCCTCGGCGACCGGCAGGATCTCCGCGTGCTCATCGGTGGTGACGGGGAGTTAAAAGAGATGATTGAGGCCACCCTGCAGGAAGAGGGAGTCGCCGCCCGCGCCAATCTCCCGGGCTGGATATCTCACGAAGACCTCCCCAACTATCTGAATCAGCTGCGCCTCCTCGTTCTCCCTTCTTACACTGAAGGGCTCCCGAACATCATGCTCGAGGCGATGGCCTGCGGGACCCCGGTGCTCGCGACGCCGGTCGGGGCGATACCGGACATTATCGTAGATGGGATAACTGGATTTATTATGGAGAATAACGCCCCGGAGTGCATTGCAGAGAACGTGATGCGGGCGCTGAACTCTCCGGAGCTGGAGCAGATCGCGGAGAATGGGAGGCGGTTCGTGGGGGAGAATTTCTCTTTTGAATCCACAGCTGCCCGGTGGAAAGCAGTGCTCGAAGAGATCTAA
- a CDS encoding oligosaccharide flippase family protein: MQTETNQRFAAQFPRNLAANIAYFLVNIVIGVLLVPYFIDTLGVAAYGLIPLATSITGYVAIVVQSLNTAVTRFLTVDLQREDYTAANRTFNTALFGLSAVLLLMVPVVLAVAYFAPSIFNVPAGQEAGAVLLFLGVSAALLIRFWSGNFTVQLFAYNRLDLQNLVNLTNLTVQVGLIVLLFTLFGPDLSLIGGAYLAGAVVASVVSIVLARRVCPYLRISISAFDRTKLKEISGMGGWVVVDQTGYLLLSQVDLIVVNLLFGALMAGEYAIALQWVILLQAIVGILASVLTPTILAYYALKQTEALIKITRSAVKLMGLALALPTGLICGFAPQLLTLWVGAEHANLAPLMVLLTAHLAVNMSVQPLFSVNVAYNRVRIPGVMTILLGTANLILAIAVPLVTGWGYYGVAVAGVLILTFRHILFVPWYAGRVLNVRMTTYIRSVVPGALAVMLIGGAAAGIAATTSLYSPIMLAVAGTGIMLLYGVILLGFGLTPFEKQLFESYLPQGWKQSIGLFGLITRIR; the protein is encoded by the coding sequence ATGCAGACCGAAACCAACCAGCGTTTTGCCGCTCAGTTCCCCCGCAACCTCGCGGCGAACATTGCCTACTTCCTGGTCAACATCGTCATCGGCGTCCTCCTGGTCCCGTACTTCATCGACACACTCGGGGTCGCGGCCTACGGGCTCATTCCCCTCGCGACTTCGATCACCGGGTACGTGGCGATCGTCGTCCAGTCGCTCAACACCGCCGTCACCAGGTTTCTTACCGTCGACCTCCAGAGAGAGGACTATACCGCAGCGAACCGGACCTTCAACACTGCTCTCTTTGGACTTTCCGCGGTTCTTCTACTGATGGTCCCGGTCGTCCTCGCGGTCGCGTACTTTGCCCCGTCGATCTTCAACGTTCCGGCCGGGCAGGAGGCCGGTGCGGTCCTCCTCTTCCTTGGGGTCTCTGCCGCCCTGCTGATCCGGTTCTGGAGTGGGAACTTTACGGTCCAACTCTTTGCCTACAACCGCCTCGACCTCCAGAACCTCGTCAACCTCACAAACCTCACCGTCCAGGTCGGGCTGATCGTCCTCCTCTTCACCCTCTTCGGCCCGGACCTGTCCCTCATTGGCGGAGCGTACCTGGCCGGGGCGGTCGTGGCTTCTGTGGTCTCGATCGTTCTTGCCCGACGGGTCTGCCCGTACCTCCGGATCTCGATCAGCGCTTTTGACCGCACAAAGTTGAAGGAGATCAGCGGGATGGGGGGGTGGGTGGTCGTAGATCAGACTGGTTATCTGCTCCTCTCCCAGGTAGACCTCATCGTCGTGAACCTGCTCTTCGGGGCTCTTATGGCGGGTGAATACGCCATCGCTCTGCAATGGGTCATCCTTTTGCAGGCGATTGTAGGGATACTTGCCAGCGTTCTCACACCAACGATACTGGCCTATTATGCCCTGAAACAAACTGAGGCCCTGATTAAGATCACCCGAAGCGCCGTCAAACTGATGGGGCTTGCTCTGGCCCTCCCGACAGGCCTGATCTGTGGCTTCGCCCCCCAATTGCTCACCCTCTGGGTCGGGGCCGAGCATGCGAATCTTGCACCCCTGATGGTGCTCCTCACCGCCCATCTTGCAGTAAACATGAGTGTTCAACCGTTATTTTCGGTCAACGTCGCTTACAACAGAGTCAGGATTCCGGGCGTCATGACGATACTGCTTGGAACCGCAAACCTGATACTGGCGATAGCAGTACCTCTCGTGACCGGATGGGGGTATTACGGCGTCGCTGTGGCGGGGGTGCTCATCCTCACCTTCCGGCATATACTCTTTGTTCCCTGGTATGCAGGCAGAGTACTAAATGTTCGAATGACTACGTATATCAGATCCGTAGTCCCCGGAGCCCTTGCAGTGATGCTCATAGGGGGAGCGGCGGCAGGCATTGCTGCCACAACTTCCCTGTACTCGCCTATTATGCTGGCGGTCGCAGGAACTGGGATTATGCTTTTATATGGGGTCATATTACTGGGTTTTGGCCTTACTCCTTTTGAAAAACAATTGTTTGAATCATATTTGCCGCAAGGATGGAAACAATCCATAGGACTATTTGGCCTGATAACGAGGATCCGGTAA